The proteins below come from a single Aminivibrio pyruvatiphilus genomic window:
- a CDS encoding ABC transporter permease — MIKYIIRRLIVLIPIIIGVTLVVFTILEMTPGDPAKMMLGDGATLEQFQAFNAKFGLDKPFVYRFFNYILQLFTRFDFGTSWLTSRPVLDTLKARVPITLIIAVSSIAFASTIGVSLGVISAVKQYSKLDYISRLTAMILAAVPVFWLGMMLAILFALKLGWLPSSGTGSWKHYILPMMTLGLPYSARILRSTRGYMLEAVRQDFVRTARSKGVPERVVIWKHAFLNACLPVINTIGVYMGGLLGGAVVTENVFGCNGLGSFIINSVKRKDIPAVTGGTVFLAIIFALILLSVDILYAFVDPRIKARYTAKGAK, encoded by the coding sequence ATGATCAAATACATCATCCGGCGGCTGATTGTTCTGATTCCAATCATAATTGGCGTGACGCTGGTAGTCTTCACCATTCTCGAGATGACTCCCGGCGATCCTGCAAAAATGATGCTCGGTGACGGCGCAACACTTGAACAATTTCAGGCTTTCAACGCGAAATTTGGGCTCGACAAGCCATTCGTCTATCGCTTTTTTAATTACATTCTTCAGCTGTTCACCCGGTTTGATTTCGGAACCTCCTGGCTTACATCCAGGCCTGTCCTTGACACGCTGAAGGCAAGAGTTCCGATAACGCTCATCATTGCCGTATCCAGCATCGCATTTGCCAGCACCATAGGTGTTTCTCTTGGTGTCATCTCAGCTGTGAAGCAATATTCAAAGCTAGACTACATATCCCGCCTTACAGCCATGATACTGGCTGCAGTTCCCGTTTTCTGGCTGGGGATGATGCTGGCTATACTGTTTGCGCTGAAACTCGGATGGCTTCCATCAAGCGGGACAGGGAGCTGGAAGCACTATATCCTTCCAATGATGACCCTGGGCCTGCCCTATTCTGCCCGTATTCTGAGAAGCACAAGGGGTTACATGCTCGAAGCTGTCCGCCAGGATTTTGTACGTACCGCCCGGTCGAAAGGTGTACCTGAAAGGGTCGTTATTTGGAAACATGCGTTCCTTAACGCCTGTCTGCCCGTAATAAACACTATCGGCGTGTACATGGGAGGCCTTCTTGGCGGAGCGGTGGTAACAGAGAACGTATTCGGGTGCAATGGCCTGGGCAGCTTTATCATAAACTCGGTGAAGAGGAAGGATATACCGGCAGTCACTGGCGGAACGGTTTTTCTGGCGATCATATTTGCCCTCATCCTTCTTTCTGTGGACATCCTGTATGCTTTTGTGGATCCAAGGATAAAAGCCCGCTACACGGCAAAGGGGGCGAAATAG
- a CDS encoding ABC transporter permease, whose protein sequence is MFMGKKSSRSMSPLQETIYRFSQNKVSLIGLAVVILLLLVIIFGEFVTPFENGVKQNIRIRLQGPSAEHWFGTDAYGRDIFTRVLHGTKYTMMIAFPATFIAEVIGIILGACAAFYSRWFDNILMRVLDVFQAIPGQLLALAVVAALGGSIFNLVIAMLIARIPASVRTARSIMISLVGQEYIDAARSYGSRDYHLIFRHVIPNSLGAMIVSMTINLSAITLQVSSMSYIGLGVSPPTPEWGALLSEAREFIITAPHMIIFPGIAILLTALSFNLVGDGLRDALDPRLRD, encoded by the coding sequence ATGTTTATGGGGAAAAAGTCCTCCCGCAGCATGTCTCCCCTTCAGGAGACGATATATCGCTTCAGCCAGAACAAGGTGTCCCTGATCGGCCTGGCTGTCGTAATTCTTCTTTTACTCGTCATCATATTCGGAGAGTTTGTGACTCCCTTTGAGAATGGTGTAAAGCAGAACATCCGAATACGCCTCCAGGGGCCAAGCGCCGAACACTGGTTCGGTACAGATGCCTACGGGCGGGATATTTTTACGCGAGTTCTTCACGGGACAAAATACACAATGATGATAGCGTTCCCTGCGACTTTTATCGCTGAGGTAATCGGCATTATCCTCGGAGCGTGTGCTGCGTTCTACAGCAGATGGTTCGACAACATTTTGATGCGCGTCCTTGACGTGTTCCAGGCTATTCCAGGACAGCTGCTCGCTCTGGCGGTTGTGGCAGCTTTGGGGGGATCGATTTTTAACCTTGTGATTGCGATGCTAATAGCGAGAATTCCTGCAAGTGTACGAACGGCCAGGTCCATAATGATTTCTCTTGTCGGACAGGAGTACATCGATGCCGCACGATCCTACGGCAGCAGGGATTACCACCTGATTTTCCGGCACGTTATTCCAAATTCACTTGGTGCCATGATTGTAAGCATGACGATTAACCTTTCGGCCATTACTCTGCAGGTTTCAAGCATGTCCTACATCGGTTTGGGCGTAAGCCCTCCCACCCCCGAGTGGGGAGCCCTCCTGAGCGAGGCGCGGGAATTCATCATAACTGCTCCGCATATGATCATCTTCCCCGGGATTGCAATCCTGCTGACGGCTCTCTCCTTCAACCTGGTGGGAGATGGTCTGCGGGACGCTCTTGATCCGAGGCTCAGGGACTGA